From the Spiroplasma sp. BIUS-1 genome, one window contains:
- a CDS encoding ABC transporter permease, whose amino-acid sequence MNNQNSLKENQNEKSNGIHVFKRKKAKSRVLDYEKVGWNNFFILLKINLRSIFKSIPILVSGVLFVISNLLITLSMHFIKSDNGQLNYSVFSILLSAQYIIGVTLFSIFITIICIFLMKMHKNSGIQNIELRAGVSPTISFILRVVVIVFTITFVSTINYVLNILVSLGINFGDENGLKILTTSFAFWYLYGLLFASIAILAVQVVSLLGSTMLLVFVGLLFAVAPALTNLSRSTSAMKRIIAQKDIMYKMYPNLVAGQEFYNILSSENIDTKLSNLTNDQNFFSQINKNIGELFLGGTDKVISFEDFSSDNISSFVYDANTLLQFLVQTGNYNVQMTTKFENKNDKMNDYLLTNTALYNLIDDMRIRLDNSNFVDNQENEFLITDNNPNKIVYTDIDPAINVLKKSYGSSNTSMNAFLDLISYQKKQLEMYDLVSKTSEKVKYESEPQYYNSGGYVIPKYKYDQNSIYMDLKQEHKLSSSMQMISYMTMQLYKDLYMAGNNVDRNFDIDSFLKTNTSNYYLDSTNKKYNLLNMLNILNHPVLIYLNGQTSPMTWNYLFKEVSLINKYSLVDFKVNINYSAWSHMYIDSSENPNLNKPNKTSNDAILFASRNEGRENHVIVKNNILVSGIVIWYLFISSGLITFSYFEYIKRARY is encoded by the coding sequence ATGAATAATCAAAATTCTTTAAAAGAAAATCAAAACGAAAAATCAAATGGAATACATGTTTTTAAAAGAAAAAAAGCTAAATCAAGAGTTTTAGACTATGAAAAAGTTGGTTGAAATAACTTTTTCATACTTTTAAAAATAAATTTAAGAAGTATTTTTAAAAGTATTCCTATATTAGTTTCTGGTGTTCTTTTTGTTATTTCTAATTTGTTAATAACTCTTTCTATGCATTTCATCAAAAGTGATAATGGACAATTAAATTATTCTGTATTTTCAATCTTGCTTTCTGCTCAATATATAATTGGTGTAACTTTATTTTCAATATTTATTACTATTATTTGTATATTTTTAATGAAAATGCATAAAAATTCAGGAATACAAAATATTGAACTGAGAGCTGGAGTAAGTCCCACTATTAGTTTTATTTTAAGAGTTGTTGTAATTGTTTTTACAATAACTTTTGTCTCTACAATAAATTATGTATTAAACATCTTAGTTTCTTTAGGTATTAATTTTGGAGATGAAAATGGTTTAAAAATATTGACAACTTCATTTGCATTTTGATATTTATATGGACTATTGTTTGCATCAATTGCTATCTTAGCAGTTCAAGTTGTTTCTTTATTGGGATCAACTATGTTGCTTGTTTTTGTAGGGTTATTATTTGCAGTAGCACCAGCTTTAACAAATCTTTCTAGAAGTACTTCTGCAATGAAAAGAATTATTGCTCAAAAAGATATAATGTATAAGATGTATCCAAATCTGGTTGCAGGACAAGAGTTTTATAACATCTTGAGTTCTGAAAACATTGATACAAAACTTTCTAATTTAACAAATGATCAAAATTTCTTTTCTCAAATAAACAAAAATATAGGTGAATTATTTTTAGGTGGAACAGATAAAGTTATAAGTTTTGAAGATTTTTCATCAGACAATATTTCTTCATTTGTATATGATGCAAATACATTACTACAATTTTTAGTTCAAACTGGAAATTATAATGTTCAAATGACAACTAAGTTTGAAAATAAAAATGACAAAATGAATGATTATCTTTTAACAAACACCGCTCTTTATAATTTAATAGATGATATGAGAATCAGATTGGATAATTCTAATTTTGTGGATAATCAAGAAAATGAGTTTTTAATAACTGATAATAATCCCAACAAAATTGTTTATACAGATATTGATCCAGCTATAAATGTTTTGAAAAAATCTTATGGTAGTTCAAATACTTCTATGAATGCATTTTTAGATTTAATTTCTTATCAGAAAAAACAATTAGAAATGTATGATTTAGTTTCTAAAACAAGTGAGAAAGTAAAATATGAAAGTGAACCTCAATATTATAATTCTGGAGGTTATGTAATTCCAAAATATAAATATGATCAAAACAGTATTTATATGGATTTAAAACAAGAACATAAACTTTCTTCTTCAATGCAAATGATTTCTTACATGACAATGCAGTTATACAAAGATCTTTATATGGCTGGAAATAACGTCGATAGAAATTTTGATATAGATAGTTTCTTAAAAACAAATACTTCAAACTATTATTTGGACTCAACAAATAAAAAATATAACTTATTAAACATGCTAAATATTTTAAATCACCCGGTTTTAATTTATTTAAATGGACAAACTTCTCCAATGACTTGAAATTACTTATTCAAAGAAGTTTCTTTAATAAATAAATACTCTTTAGTAGATTTTAAAGTGAATATAAATTATAGTGCTTGAAGTCATATGTATATTGATTCAAGTGAAAATCCAAATTTAAACAAACCCAATAAAACATCAAATGATGCTATTTTATTCGCCTCAAGAAATGAAGGTAGAGAAAATCATGTTATTGTAAAAAATAATATTTTAGTTTCTGGTATTGTTATTTGATATTTATTTATATCATCAGGGTTAATAACATTTAGTTATTTTGAATATATAAAAAGAGCAAGATATTAA
- a CDS encoding DeoR/GlpR family DNA-binding transcription regulator translates to MIREERLKLILDFVNAQDYCSNEQISKHLNIPFTTLRRDLTDLHNESKLKRVHGGAKTIREKSILEAVLDEKLEVNIDAKKIIAKKALACIKPFETIFLDAGSTTFFLAQIIKPEFNNKVYTNSIINAQILAKNGVKDINLLPGKLKVSTVAICGVETIAALSKYNFDLAFVGINAVDNEYNFFTTDEDEAEVKKIAIENSQFAFGLADTSKNNSKSLVKFSDKSQIALINEEV, encoded by the coding sequence ATGATCAGAGAAGAGAGACTGAAATTAATTCTTGACTTTGTAAACGCGCAAGATTATTGTTCTAATGAACAAATATCAAAACATTTAAACATTCCATTCACCACTCTAAGAAGAGATCTTACAGATCTTCACAATGAATCTAAATTAAAAAGAGTTCATGGGGGAGCAAAGACCATTAGAGAAAAATCAATATTGGAAGCAGTTTTAGATGAAAAGCTGGAAGTAAATATTGATGCTAAAAAAATCATAGCTAAAAAAGCATTAGCATGTATTAAACCGTTTGAGACAATCTTTTTAGATGCTGGCTCAACAACATTTTTCTTAGCACAGATAATAAAACCAGAATTTAATAACAAAGTTTATACAAATTCAATTATCAATGCGCAAATATTGGCAAAAAATGGTGTTAAAGACATTAATTTATTACCAGGAAAGTTAAAAGTCTCTACAGTAGCTATATGCGGTGTTGAAACAATTGCAGCACTTTCAAAGTATAATTTTGATTTAGCTTTCGTAGGGATTAATGCAGTAGACAATGAATACAATTTCTTCACAACAGATGAAGATGAAGCAGAAGTTAAAAAAATAGCTATAGAGAATTCTCAATTTGCATTTGGTTTAGCAGATACATCAAAAAATAACTCTAAATCACTTGTTAAATTTAGTGATAAATCTCAAATAGCACTTATCAACGAAGAGGTATAA
- a CDS encoding fructose-specific PTS transporter subunit EIIC has product MELKDLFAKQISFFDVDLNSKDEVIEFLSNKLQAEKYVKSVEDFKAAVYKRESEGSTGVGDGIAIPHVLNPTVQKSAIAFAKLKNKVDWQSLDDQPADLVFMIMTNGKDGNEHLTALADLSGFLMKADVQSKLRSAKSIKDVQSALTKEEKKVEKVEKPGSYDVIGITACPTGIAHTYMAQEKLEEYAKAKGLTVKIETQGRRGIENKLTQEDIDNAKVIILAHDKALEGLSRLNGKKVIDTNTKEAIFKGDQLIEKYKKGEGLTEVKAAGDSSDTSEFTMRKFLDVKGNLLGGISRMLPFVVAGGIILGIAFLIDFASGNGQVDWNSPFAINWLHSQEGNPTEWSQALKDQFTPIWMGNFGTHNPGAGWFAAIGKTSMAMMVPMLGAFIAFSIVGTQGLMPGMVAGLFSSNIMGFAYSSDETGWNGLWGRLLSDNLKGSESGFIGAIFGGYLAALLVVGWSKAMAKFPKGLQGARDIVFIPVISLLSISLTMFVINIPLGYVMGGISLGIQKLAELNLLWLVSILIGFMMCVDMGGPINKIAYSLGNLAVGGKLVTDLNTQGYNDQTIIMASAMLAGMLPPLMVAMSTVIFPKAWTAKDRDAAKANWLMGACFVSEGAIPFMVKDPKRVAVSAMVGGALVGGLVGALKIKLLASHGGIFVFPLLSSSYLENGTSMTGGSIALGAGGALIIVLGASFLSAMILGIWRTADIRTGKLTLDSTNGVKEAIEAKIQAVKANDKIKDKDKKLTVLSTKLTQYGEFESDLVVRQKAYQVKLAEMAKEKEIRQKAKEARKAK; this is encoded by the coding sequence ATGGAATTAAAAGATTTATTTGCTAAACAAATAAGTTTCTTTGATGTGGATTTAAATTCAAAAGATGAAGTTATTGAATTTTTATCTAACAAACTTCAAGCAGAAAAATATGTAAAATCTGTTGAAGATTTCAAAGCAGCTGTTTACAAAAGAGAATCTGAAGGATCAACAGGTGTTGGTGATGGTATTGCCATTCCTCACGTTTTAAATCCAACAGTTCAAAAATCAGCAATAGCATTTGCTAAACTAAAAAATAAAGTTGATTGACAATCATTAGATGATCAACCAGCTGATTTAGTATTTATGATTATGACAAACGGAAAAGATGGAAATGAACACTTAACAGCATTAGCTGATTTATCTGGTTTCTTAATGAAAGCAGATGTTCAATCTAAACTTAGAAGTGCAAAATCAATTAAAGATGTTCAATCAGCATTAACAAAAGAAGAGAAAAAAGTTGAAAAAGTAGAAAAACCTGGAAGTTATGATGTAATTGGTATTACAGCTTGTCCTACAGGTATTGCTCATACTTACATGGCTCAAGAAAAGCTAGAAGAGTATGCAAAAGCAAAAGGTTTAACTGTTAAAATTGAAACTCAAGGACGTAGAGGAATTGAAAACAAATTAACACAAGAAGATATAGATAATGCAAAAGTAATTATTTTAGCTCATGATAAAGCTCTTGAAGGACTTTCAAGATTGAATGGGAAAAAAGTAATTGATACAAACACTAAAGAAGCTATCTTCAAAGGTGATCAATTAATTGAAAAATATAAAAAGGGTGAAGGATTGACTGAAGTTAAAGCTGCAGGAGATTCATCAGATACAAGTGAATTTACAATGAGAAAATTCCTTGATGTAAAAGGTAATTTACTTGGAGGAATTTCAAGAATGTTACCATTCGTTGTTGCTGGAGGGATCATTTTAGGAATAGCATTCTTAATTGACTTTGCTTCAGGTAATGGGCAAGTTGACTGAAATAGTCCATTTGCAATAAATTGATTGCACAGTCAAGAAGGTAATCCAACAGAATGAAGTCAAGCTTTAAAAGATCAATTTACTCCGATATGAATGGGTAACTTTGGTACTCATAATCCGGGAGCTGGTTGATTTGCTGCAATAGGTAAAACTTCAATGGCTATGATGGTTCCAATGCTTGGTGCTTTCATTGCATTCTCAATTGTAGGAACACAAGGTTTAATGCCTGGTATGGTAGCTGGACTATTTTCATCAAACATAATGGGGTTTGCATATTCATCAGATGAAACAGGATGAAATGGTCTATGAGGAAGACTTTTAAGTGACAATTTAAAAGGATCAGAATCAGGATTTATTGGAGCTATATTTGGAGGTTACTTAGCAGCTTTATTAGTTGTAGGTTGATCAAAAGCTATGGCTAAATTCCCTAAAGGATTACAAGGAGCAAGAGATATAGTATTTATTCCTGTAATTTCATTATTATCAATTTCATTAACAATGTTTGTTATTAATATTCCATTAGGATATGTAATGGGTGGAATAAGTTTAGGTATTCAAAAACTAGCAGAATTGAATCTATTATGACTAGTATCAATATTAATTGGATTTATGATGTGTGTTGATATGGGTGGACCGATAAATAAAATTGCTTATTCATTAGGTAATTTAGCAGTTGGTGGTAAATTAGTTACTGATTTAAATACACAAGGTTATAATGACCAAACAATTATTATGGCATCAGCTATGTTAGCTGGTATGTTACCTCCATTAATGGTTGCTATGTCAACTGTTATTTTCCCAAAAGCTTGAACAGCAAAAGATAGAGATGCTGCAAAAGCTAACTGATTAATGGGTGCATGTTTCGTTTCAGAAGGTGCTATTCCATTTATGGTTAAAGATCCAAAAAGAGTTGCTGTTTCAGCAATGGTTGGTGGAGCTTTAGTTGGTGGATTAGTTGGAGCATTAAAAATTAAATTATTAGCTTCACATGGTGGTATATTTGTATTCCCATTATTAAGCTCAAGTTACTTAGAAAATGGAACATCAATGACAGGTGGATCAATTGCTCTTGGTGCTGGTGGAGCATTAATTATTGTGTTGGGAGCAAGTTTCTTATCAGCAATGATTTTAGGAATTTGAAGAACAGCAGATATTAGAACTGGTAAATTAACTCTTGACTCAACAAACGGAGTTAAAGAAGCAATTGAAGCAAAAATTCAAGCTGTAAAAGCAAATGATAAAATTAAAGATAAAGATAAAAAATTAACTGTATTAAGTACAAAATTAACTCAATATGGAGAATTTGAATCTGACTTAGTTGTAAGACAAAAAGCTTATCAAGTTAAATTAGCAGAAATGGCTAAAGAAAAAGAAATTAGACAAAAAGCAAAAGAAGCTAGAAAAGCAAAATAG
- the hisS gene encoding histidine--tRNA ligase translates to MVRGEIMIQKPRGTEDLIDLKAKEYFALELTIRQIVDTFNYNEIKTPIFESLELFKRGVGEETDIVSKEMYTFKDRKDRELTLRPEGTAPTVRAILENKMYINENLPLKLFYFGSMFRYERPQAGRNRQFNQFGIEVFGPKTAEIDSEIICLSSTILNTIGLDNHTIHINYLVNGEQRKNYINDLKKYLEPKELCDDCKRRIDTNPLRVLDCKVDSKKFSDVVDMKDYLSDEDKKYFENLISNLKNIGINPVVDKMLVRGLDYYTGFVYEVKDKKGSTLLGGGRYDELVNQLGNVELPAAGFGLGMERILIALQEEEIYISEPVSLDAYIIGLSEKAKQFANILMLMLRKSGLKVDFDFMNRSMKSAFKQSEKLNSKNIIIIGDNELKENVVVIKNQITKEEKKVAFEKIVDVIMGE, encoded by the coding sequence ATGGTTAGAGGTGAAATTATGATTCAAAAACCAAGAGGAACAGAAGATTTAATAGATTTAAAAGCAAAAGAATATTTTGCTTTAGAATTAACTATTAGACAAATAGTAGATACATTTAACTATAATGAAATCAAAACTCCAATTTTTGAAAGTCTAGAACTTTTCAAAAGAGGTGTTGGTGAAGAAACTGATATAGTTTCAAAAGAAATGTATACATTTAAAGACAGAAAAGACAGAGAGTTAACTTTAAGACCTGAAGGAACTGCCCCAACTGTTAGAGCTATTTTAGAAAACAAAATGTATATAAATGAAAATCTTCCTTTAAAGTTATTTTACTTTGGATCAATGTTTAGATATGAAAGACCTCAAGCTGGAAGAAACAGACAATTTAACCAATTTGGTATTGAAGTTTTTGGTCCAAAAACTGCAGAGATTGATAGCGAAATTATTTGTTTATCTTCAACAATATTAAATACAATAGGTTTAGATAACCATACAATTCATATAAATTATTTAGTTAATGGTGAACAAAGAAAAAACTATATTAATGATTTAAAAAAATATTTAGAACCAAAAGAACTTTGTGATGATTGTAAAAGAAGAATTGATACAAACCCTTTAAGAGTTTTAGATTGTAAAGTTGATTCAAAAAAATTCAGTGATGTTGTTGATATGAAAGATTATTTATCTGATGAAGATAAAAAATATTTTGAAAACCTAATATCAAATTTAAAAAACATTGGAATTAATCCAGTTGTTGATAAAATGCTTGTAAGAGGTTTAGATTACTATACAGGATTTGTATATGAAGTAAAAGATAAAAAAGGTTCAACTCTACTTGGTGGAGGAAGATATGACGAACTTGTAAATCAATTAGGAAATGTAGAACTTCCTGCAGCTGGTTTTGGTTTGGGAATGGAAAGAATATTAATTGCTCTTCAAGAAGAAGAAATTTATATTTCTGAGCCTGTAAGCTTAGATGCTTACATAATTGGTTTAAGTGAAAAAGCAAAACAATTTGCAAACATCTTAATGTTAATGTTAAGAAAATCTGGTTTAAAAGTAGATTTTGATTTTATGAACAGAAGTATGAAATCTGCATTTAAACAATCTGAAAAACTTAACTCAAAAAATATAATTATAATTGGTGACAATGAACTAAAAGAAAATGTTGTTGTAATTAAAAATCAAATCACAAAAGAAGAAAAAAAAGTTGCATTTGAAAAAATAGTAGATGTAATAATGGGAGAATAA
- the pfkB gene encoding 1-phosphofructokinase, with translation MIYTLTLNPAVDHIVLADKKVELGVTNYYSDEYKVVGGKGINAGIILKNLSAEVQAIGIMGEENKEIFLNKFNEINLNNKFFLNSGSTRVNYKIKHLESKQETELNGMGFQTQKEVLESLVKYLKDNLKENDIVMLTGSVAMGIEKNIYEQIGKLANEKKATLICDATNDLLKNVLNEKPFLIKPNLEEICSTLGIEFNEDITFEETKELIQKLKDLGAQNVLLSMGSKGSLYFDSNNDIYKVGIAQGKLVNSVGAGDSMLAGFVYGKYKNLSIENTLQYAAASGAATAFNEWLASKEEIEKLVSQITVEKL, from the coding sequence ATGATATATACATTAACATTAAACCCCGCAGTAGACCATATTGTTTTGGCTGACAAAAAAGTAGAACTTGGTGTAACTAATTATTACAGTGATGAATACAAAGTTGTTGGTGGTAAAGGAATAAATGCTGGAATTATTTTAAAAAATTTATCAGCAGAAGTTCAAGCAATTGGGATTATGGGAGAAGAAAATAAGGAAATATTTTTAAATAAATTTAATGAAATTAATTTAAATAATAAATTTTTCTTAAATTCAGGGTCAACAAGAGTTAATTATAAAATTAAACACTTAGAATCAAAACAAGAAACTGAATTAAATGGAATGGGATTTCAAACTCAAAAAGAAGTTTTAGAAAGCCTTGTCAAATATTTAAAAGATAATTTAAAAGAAAACGATATTGTAATGTTAACTGGAAGTGTTGCAATGGGTATTGAAAAAAATATCTATGAACAAATTGGTAAACTTGCAAACGAAAAGAAAGCAACATTAATTTGTGATGCTACAAACGATCTTTTAAAAAATGTTTTAAATGAAAAACCATTTTTAATTAAACCTAATTTAGAAGAAATTTGTTCAACATTAGGAATTGAGTTTAATGAGGATATAACTTTTGAAGAAACAAAAGAGTTAATTCAAAAATTAAAAGATTTAGGAGCTCAAAATGTTTTATTAAGCATGGGTTCAAAAGGAAGTTTATATTTTGATTCAAACAATGATATTTATAAAGTTGGAATAGCACAAGGTAAACTTGTAAACTCAGTGGGAGCTGGAGATAGTATGCTTGCTGGATTTGTATATGGTAAATATAAAAATCTAAGTATTGAAAATACACTTCAATATGCAGCTGCAAGTGGAGCTGCAACAGCTTTTAATGAATGACTTGCTTCAAAAGAAGAAATTGAAAAATTAGTTTCACAAATTACAGTGGAAAAATTATAA
- a CDS encoding bifunctional (p)ppGpp synthetase/guanosine-3',5'-bis(diphosphate) 3'-pyrophosphohydrolase — protein MSTLGIQDQEFNYVECRDVEILVAEMKKYIKNAKLIDEVKKAYYYAEEKHKDQKRKSGDPFIIHPLSTGYYLAQWRMGPKTIIAGLLHDVIEDTPVTFSEIEELYGVEVADIVEAVTKVSYFTKENREQMKANYLRKLFLSMIRDIRVIIVKIADRMHNLLTLEYMKPEKQKIIAKETLEIYSTIAHRIGMKTAKNILEDYSFEYLNPKEYSRVKSLLEEDKTSRKEIIDDIIEEINKKLKDGGIKNAQVFGRSKTIYSIYRKLTQFGKSFSDINDILAIRIITDKQDDCYRILGWLHELFTPLSGRFKDYIATPKNNLYQSLHSTLASKDGIIFEVQIRTKEMDEIAENGAAAHWKYKEGEKTVDIAEKQKEIDLKVDMFTRLMNLEKLATESIEIDYKEESEKLDLSGEVVEETFKSDYLSPMIYILTPDGSVVNLPFGSTVLDFAYKIHTEIGSKTVGAKINGVFSPYNTTLNSGEMVEIQTSKDTNPHEKWLRFVRTTTARRAIEDYLNAEKAKEAEKEKITNQKIIRNVKREIDRYIIANNLKWNVNSLDEIQKKLSVLDYKNIDEFLLSVGNGDFSVPEAVEIVYVSKQELKDIEVINDMKTRKYKSAKGRDDLRINGIEKVSCSLAQCCYPVPIEPVTSFMSKTKGIQVHRSDCLNITNIKKVKNLLETEWIEKKTNNKKYNVKIRISAYDRPGILLDIFTVFATQRVNLTEVKVISQEDDYTGKGSMIISVSDLDQLNIIIKTISEIPGVIAVARASSSESPIN, from the coding sequence ATGAGTACATTAGGGATACAAGATCAAGAATTTAATTACGTTGAATGTAGAGACGTTGAAATTCTTGTTGCAGAAATGAAAAAGTATATTAAAAATGCTAAATTAATTGATGAAGTTAAGAAAGCATATTATTATGCTGAAGAAAAACATAAAGACCAAAAAAGAAAGAGTGGAGATCCTTTTATAATCCATCCACTTTCAACAGGTTATTACTTAGCTCAATGAAGAATGGGTCCAAAAACTATTATTGCAGGACTTTTACATGACGTTATTGAAGATACTCCAGTTACTTTCTCTGAAATAGAAGAATTATATGGAGTTGAAGTTGCCGATATCGTAGAAGCTGTAACAAAAGTTAGTTACTTTACAAAAGAAAATCGTGAACAAATGAAAGCTAATTATTTAAGAAAACTTTTCTTATCAATGATTAGAGATATTAGAGTTATTATTGTTAAAATTGCTGACCGTATGCATAACTTATTAACTTTAGAGTACATGAAACCTGAAAAACAAAAAATTATAGCCAAAGAAACTTTAGAAATTTACTCAACAATTGCTCACAGAATTGGTATGAAAACTGCCAAAAATATCTTAGAAGACTACTCTTTTGAATACTTAAATCCAAAAGAATATAGTCGTGTGAAAAGTCTTTTAGAAGAAGATAAAACTTCAAGAAAAGAAATAATTGATGACATAATTGAAGAAATTAATAAAAAATTAAAAGATGGTGGAATTAAAAACGCTCAAGTTTTTGGTAGATCAAAAACTATATATTCAATTTATAGAAAATTGACTCAATTTGGTAAATCATTTAGTGATATCAATGATATTTTAGCTATTAGAATTATTACAGATAAACAAGATGATTGTTATAGAATATTGGGATGATTGCATGAACTTTTCACTCCGCTTTCAGGTAGATTTAAAGATTATATTGCAACACCTAAAAATAACTTATACCAATCACTTCACTCTACTTTAGCAAGTAAAGATGGTATCATTTTTGAAGTTCAAATAAGAACTAAAGAAATGGATGAAATAGCAGAAAACGGAGCTGCTGCCCACTGAAAATATAAAGAGGGAGAAAAAACTGTTGATATTGCAGAAAAACAAAAAGAAATTGACTTAAAAGTTGATATGTTTACAAGATTAATGAATCTTGAAAAATTAGCAACAGAAAGTATAGAAATTGATTATAAAGAAGAATCTGAAAAACTTGATTTAAGTGGTGAAGTTGTTGAAGAAACTTTCAAATCAGACTACTTATCTCCAATGATCTATATTCTTACTCCTGATGGTAGTGTTGTAAACTTACCATTTGGTTCTACTGTTTTAGACTTTGCTTATAAAATACATACTGAAATTGGTAGCAAAACAGTTGGTGCTAAAATAAATGGGGTATTTTCTCCATACAACACAACTTTAAACTCTGGAGAAATGGTTGAAATTCAAACTTCAAAAGATACAAACCCTCATGAAAAATGATTGCGTTTTGTAAGAACAACAACTGCTCGTAGAGCTATTGAAGATTATTTAAATGCTGAAAAAGCAAAAGAAGCTGAAAAAGAAAAAATAACAAATCAAAAAATCATAAGAAATGTTAAACGTGAAATTGACAGATACATCATTGCAAATAATTTAAAATGAAATGTAAATTCTCTTGATGAAATTCAAAAGAAACTTAGTGTTTTAGATTATAAAAACATAGATGAATTCTTATTATCTGTTGGAAATGGTGACTTTTCTGTTCCTGAAGCTGTAGAAATTGTTTATGTATCAAAACAAGAACTTAAAGATATTGAAGTTATCAATGATATGAAAACAAGAAAATATAAATCAGCAAAAGGTAGAGATGATTTAAGAATTAATGGAATTGAAAAGGTGAGTTGTTCACTTGCTCAATGTTGTTATCCTGTACCAATTGAACCAGTAACAAGTTTTATGTCAAAAACAAAGGGTATTCAAGTTCATAGAAGTGATTGTTTAAATATTACAAATATTAAGAAAGTTAAAAACTTACTTGAAACTGAATGAATTGAAAAGAAAACAAATAATAAAAAATATAATGTAAAAATTAGAATCAGCGCTTATGATAGACCTGGTATCTTATTAGATATATTCACTGTATTTGCAACTCAAAGAGTTAACTTAACAGAAGTTAAAGTTATTTCTCAAGAAGATGACTATACAGGAAAAGGAAGTATGATAATTAGTGTTAGCGATTTAGATCAACTAAACATAATTATTAAAACTATTTCTGAAATTCCTGGTGTTATTGCAGTTGCAAGAGCTAGTTCTTCAGAAAGCCCAATAAATTAA